A single Seriola aureovittata isolate HTS-2021-v1 ecotype China chromosome 19, ASM2101889v1, whole genome shotgun sequence DNA region contains:
- the pou3f2a gene encoding POU domain, class 3, transcription factor 2a, with protein MSGVLSGVTTSVNRSWPIKSGARRTTGARLCVPLAQRPGDAGERRLAAPWRKRVTVKGSLLLTPAITLAPIVMATATSNHYSVLTTPSSAPPPHSESGSMQQAAAYRDAHTLLQNDYSTLPGGGHPLSHAHQWITALSHGDSGAPWPSSPLGEQDVKPVLHDSDREELQNSSSLQQQQQQQQQRHPHLAHQQAHHDARAWRTSTATTHIPGMATSEGQSLVYSQSGFGLMPGGEQGGMHHHPLRDEDHHSHSPHLSEHGGGPGAHQQSLSHHQHGGHQDQSDEDTPTSDELEQFAKQFKQRRIKLGFTQADVGLALGTLYGNVFSQTTICRFEALQLSFKNMCKLKPLLNKWLEEADSTSGSPTSLDKIAAQGRKRKKRTSIEVGVKGALESHFLKCPKPGAAEINSLADSLQLEKEVVRVWFCNRRQKEKRMTPAGGQIPGGEDMYGDTPPHHGGQTPVQ; from the coding sequence ATGAGCGGGGTGCTGTCAGGGGTAACCACATCTGTCAACCGTTCTTGGCCAATAAAGAGCGGAGCGAGGCGGACCACAGGTGCGCGCCTCTGCGTCCCCTTGGCACAGCGCCCGGGAGATGCTGGAGAGAGACGCCTTGCTGCCCCGTGGCGCAAAAGAGTTACTGTCAAAGGCAGCCTCCTTTTAACTCCAGCTATCACTCTGGCTCCGATAGTTATGGCGACCGCAACGTCCAACCACTACAGCGTCCTCACCACCCCCAGCAGCGCGCCGCCGCCGCACTCGGAGTCCGGGAGCATGCAGCAGGCGGCAGCGTACAGGGACGCGCACACCCTGCTCCAGAACGACTATAGCACGTTACCGGGCGGTGGACATCCGCTCAGCCACGCGCACCAGTGGATAACGGCGCTGTCTCACGGTGACAGCGGGGCGCCCTGGCCATCTAGTCCCCTCGGAGAACAGGACGTGAAGCCCGTACTGCACGACAGTGACCGAGAAGAGCTGCAGAACTCCAGCAgtctgcagcaacagcagcagcagcagcaacagcgaCACCCTCACCTAGCGCACCAGCAGGCGCATCACGACGCCAGAGCATGGCGAACCAGCACAGCTACCACGCACATCCCCGGTATGGCGACATCTGAGGGCCAGAGCCTGGTGTATTCCCAGTCCGGTTTCGGTCTGATGCCGGGGGGAGAGCAAGGGGGGATGCACCACCACCCCCTGCGGGATGAGGACCACCACAGCCACAGCCCGCACCTCAGTGAACACGGAGGCGGCCCTGGGGCCCACCAGCAGTCTCTCTCACACCACCAGCACGGGGGCCATCAGGACCAGTCAGACGAGGACACACCGACCTCCGACGAGTTGGAGCAGTTCGCCAAGCAGTTTAAACAGCGGCGCATCAAGCTGGGCTTCACCCAGGCGGATGTGGGACTGGCTCTTGGGACGCTGTATGGAAACGTCTTTTCTCAGACCACCATTTGCAGGTTCGAGGCTCTTCAACTCAGCTTCAAAAACATGTGTAAACTCAAGCCCTTGTTGAACAAGTGGCTGGAGGAGGCGGACTCCACCTCGGGGAGCCCCACTAGCCTGGATAAAATCGCGgcacagggaagaaaaagaaaaaagaggaccTCCATCGAGGTGGGCGTCAAAGGGGCTCTGGAGAGCCATTTTCTCAAATGTCCAAAACCAGGAGCAGCGGAGATCAACTCCCTAGCGGACAGCctgcagctggagaaggaggtggTGAGGGTTTGGTTTTGTAACCGGCggcagaaagagaagaggatgaCACCCGCGGGGGGACAGATACCAGGAGGAGAGGACATGTACGGGGACACCCCTCCTCACCACGGTGGACAAACTCCTGTGCAGTGA